From a single Bos indicus isolate NIAB-ARS_2022 breed Sahiwal x Tharparkar chromosome 11, NIAB-ARS_B.indTharparkar_mat_pri_1.0, whole genome shotgun sequence genomic region:
- the DAB2IP gene encoding disabled homolog 2-interacting protein isoform X8, which translates to MPRLKESRSHESLLSPSSAVEALDLSMEEEVVIKPVHSSILGQDYCFEVTTSSGSKCFSCRSAAERDKWMENLRRAVHPNKDNSRRVEHILKLWVIEAKDLPAKKKYLCELCLDDVLYARTTGKLKTDNVFWGEHFEFHNLPPLRMVTVHLYRETDKKKKKERSSYLGLVSLPAASVAGRQFVEKWYPVVTPNPKGGKGPGPMIRIKARYQTITILPMEMYKEFAEHITNHYLGLCAALEPILSAKTKEEMASALVHILQSTGKVKDFLTDLMMSEVDRCGDNEHLIFRENTLATKAIEEYLKLVGQKYLQDALGEFIKALYESDENCEVDPSKCSAADLPEHQGNLKMCCELAFCKIINSYCVFPRELKEVFASWRQECSSRGRPDISERLISASLFLRFLCPAIMSPSLFNLLQEYPDDRTARTLTLIAKVTQNLANFAKFGSKEEYMSFMNQFLEHEWTNMQRFLLEISNPETVSNTAGFEGYIDLGRELSSLHSLLWEAVSQLEQSIVSKLGPLPRILRDVHTALSTPGSGQLAGTNDLASTPGSGSSSVSAGLQKMVIENDLSGLIDFTRLPSPTPENKDLFFVTRSSGVQPSPARSSSYSEANEPDLQMANGGKSLSMVDLQDARVLDGEAGSPAGPDALTADGQAPATQLVAGWPARAAPVSLAGLATVRRAGQTPTTPGTSEGAPGRPQLLAPLSFQNPVYQMAAGLPLSPRGLGDSGSEGHSSLSSHSNSEELAAAAKLGSFSSSTAAAAPEDLGRRPGELARRQVSLTEKGGQPTVPRQNSAGPQRRIDQPPPPPPPPPPAPRGRTPPTLLSTLQYPRPSSGTLASASPDWAGPGARLRQQSSSSKGDSPELKPRAVHKQGPSPVSPNALDRTAAWLLTMNAQLLEDEGLGPDPPHRDRLRSKEELSQAEKDLAVLQDKLRISTKKLEEYETLFKCQEETTQKLVLEYQARLEEGEERLRRQQEDKDIQMKGIISRLMSVEEELKKDHAEMQAAVDSKQKIIDAQEKRIASLDAANARLMSALTQLKERGTYNEATGATNFHMWIKEHRIESKICQKCKRKKINKNTIAFETNTPPVLVYDRSRKH; encoded by the exons ATGCCCAGGCTGAAAGAGTCTCGCTCCCACGAGTCCCTGCTCAGCCCCAGCAGCGCGGTGGAGGCGCTGGACCTCAgcatggaggaggaggtggtcatcaagcccgtgcacagcagcaTCCTGGGCCAGGACTATTGCTTCGAG GTGACGACGTCCTCAGGAAGCAAGTGCTTCTCCTGCCGGTCAGCAGCTGAGCGGGATAAGTGGATGGAGAACCTGCGGCGAGCCGTGCATCCCAACAAG GACAACAGCCGGCGTGTGGAGCACATTCTGAAGCTGTGGGTGATCGAAGCCAAGGACCTTCCGGCCAAGAAGAAGTACCTGTGCGAGCTGTGTCTGGACGACGTGTTGTACGCGCGCACCACGGGCAAGCTCAAGACCGACAACGTCTTCTGGGGCGAGCACTTCGAGTTCCACAACCTGCCGCCCCTGCGCATGGTCACCGTCCACCTGTATCGTGAGACtgacaagaagaagaagaaggagcgCAGCAGCTACCTGGGCCTGGTGAGCCTGCCCGCCGCCTCTGTGGCCGGCCGGCAGTTCGTGGAGAAGTGGTACCCGGTGGTGACTCCCAACCCCAAGGGCGGCAAGGGCCCCGGGCCCATGATCCGCATCAAGGCGCGCTACCAGACCATCACCATCCTGCCCATGGAGATGTACAAGGAGTTCGCCGAGCACATCACCAACCACTACCTGGGGCTCTGCGCTGCCCTCGAGCCCATCCTCAGCGCCAAGACCAAGGAGGAGATGGCGTCGGCCTTGGTGCACATCCTGCAGAGCACGGGCAAGGTGAAG GACTTCCTGACCGACCTGATGATGTCGGAGGTGGACCGCTGTGGGGACAACGAGCACCTCATCTTCCGGGAGAACACGCTGGCCACCAAGGCCATCGAGGAGTACCTCAAGCTGGTGGGCCAGAAGTACCTGCAGGACGCACTAG GGGAGTTCATCAAAGCGCTGTACGAGTCAGACGAGAACTGTGAAGTGGACCCAAGCAAGTGCTCGGCCGCTGACCTCCCCGAGCACCAGGGCAACCTCAAGATGTGCTGCGAGCTGGCCTTCTGCAAAATCATCAACTCCTACTG CGTCTTCCCCCGGGAGCTCAAGGAGGTGTTTGCCTCTTGGCGGCAAGAGTGCAGCAGCCGCGGCCGGCCGGACATCAGCGAGCGGCTCATCAGCGCCTCCCTGTTCCTGCGCTTCCTCTGCCCAGCCATTATGTCCCCCTCGCTCTTCAACCTGCTTCAGGAGTACCCCGACGACCGCACCGCTCGCACACTCACCCTCATCGCCAAAGTCACCCAGAACCTGGCCAACTTTGCCAA GTTCGGCAGCAAGGAAGAGTACATGTCGTTCATGAACCAGTTCCTGGAGCACGAGTGGACCAACATGCAGCGCTTCCTGCTGGAGATCTCCAATCCCGAGACCGTCTCCAACACGGCTGGCTTCGAGGGCTACATCGACCTGGGCCGCGAGCTCTCCAGCCTGCACTCGCTGCTCTGGGAGGCCGTCAGCCAGCTGGAGCAG AGCATCGTATCCAAGCTGGGGCCTCTGCCTCGAATCCTGAGGGACGTCCACACAGCTCTGAGCACCCCGGGCAGTGGGCAGCTCGCAGGCACCAACGACTTGGCCTCTACACCTGGCTCTGGCAGCAGCAGCGTCTCGGCTGGGCTGCAGAAGATGGTAATCGAGAACGACCTGTCTGG TCTGATAGATTTCACCCGGTTACCGTCTCCAACCCCCGAAAACAAGGACTTGTTTTTTGTCACAAGGTCCTCCGGGGTCCAGCCCTCACCTGCCCGCAGCTCGAGTTACTCGGAAGCCAACGAGCCCGACCTTCAGATGGCCAACGGCGGCAAGAGTCTGTCCATGGTGGACCTCCAAGACGCCCGCGTGCTGGATGGGGAGGCGGGCTCCCCAGCAGGCCCCGACGCCCTCACCGCCGATGGCCAAGCGCCTGCCACTCAGCTGGTGGCCGGGTGGCCAGCCCGGGCGGCCCCCGTGAGCCTGGCGGGGCTGGCCACAGTGCGGCGGGCAGGCCAGACGCCCACCACGCCGGGCACGTCGGAGGGCGCGCCAGGCCGGCCCCAGCTCCTGGCACCGCTGTCCTTCCAGAATCCCGTGTACCAGATGGCGGCTGGCCTGCCGCTGTCTCCCCGCGGCCTCGGCGACTCGGGCTCTGAGGGCCACAGCTCCCTGAGCTCCCACAGCAACAGTGAAGAGCTGGCAGCTGCCGCCAAGCTGGGCAGCTTCAGCAGCAGCactgccgccgccgcccccgaAGACCTGGGCCGGCGCCCTGGGGAGCTGGCACGGCGGCAGGTGTCGCTGACCGAGAAGGGTGGGCAGCCTACAGTGCCACGGCAGAACAGCGCCGGCCCCCAGCGGAGGATCGACCAGCCGCCGCCGCcacccccgccgccgccccctGCGCCCCGCGGCCGGACGCCACCCACCCTGCTGAGCACCCTGCAGTACCCACGGCCGTCGAGCGGGACGCTGGCCTCGGCCTCGCCCGACTGGGCTGGGCCCGGAGCCCGGCTGCGGCAACAGTCCTCATCCTCCAAGGGCGACAGCCCCGAGCTGAAGCCTCGCGCCGTGCACAAGCAG GGCCCTTCACCCGTGAGCCCCAATGCCCTGGACCGCACGGCTGCCTGGCTCTTGACCATGAATGCGCAGTTGTTAGAAGACGAGGGCCTGGGCCCAGACCCCCCGCACAGGGATAGGCTAAGGAGTAAGGAGGAACTCAGCCAAGCGGAAAAG GACCTGGCAGTGCTGCAGGACAAGTTGCGAATCTCCACCAAGAAGCTGGAGGAGTATGAGACCCTGTTCAAGTGCCAGGAGGAGACAACCCAGAAGCTAGTGCTGGAGTACCAGGCACGGCTAGAGGAGGGCGAGGAGCGGCTGCGACGGCAGCAAGAGGACAAGGACATCCAGATGAAGGGCATCATCAGCAG GTTGATGTCAGTGGAGGAGGAGCTGAAGAAGGACCACGCGGAGATGCAGGCAGCTGTAGACTCCAAACAGAAGATCATTGACGCTCAG GAGAAGCGCATCGCTTCACTGGACGCGGCCAACGCGCGCCTCATGAGCGCCCTGACGCAGCTCAAAGAGAG AGGCACTTACAATGAAGCTACAGGAGCCACGAACTTCCACATGTGGATTAAGGAGCATCGGATAGAAAGCAAAATCTGCCAGaaatgcaagaggaaaaaaatcaacaaaaacacAATTGCATTTGAGACTAACACACCACCAGTATTAGTTTATGACAGATCAAGGAAACATTAA